A genomic window from Clostridium aceticum includes:
- a CDS encoding winged helix-turn-helix transcriptional regulator produces MDKEYIVLEEVKENRHISQRQLAEKTGLSLGSVNILLKKMVKEGLIKMEFIPANRVAYMLTPKGMVEKANKTYKYIKHHYRVIEETKEKAKVILTQLLEENPKIYIVLDEEEVSQLVRIAIAELDVQDKVVIVGRSQEIYQENLLVVLNRVDYETYVQKNGKVVDLVERL; encoded by the coding sequence ATGGACAAAGAATATATTGTATTAGAAGAAGTAAAGGAAAATAGACACATATCTCAACGGCAATTAGCAGAAAAAACAGGACTCTCATTAGGCAGTGTAAATATTTTGCTTAAAAAAATGGTAAAAGAAGGTCTCATAAAGATGGAATTCATTCCCGCCAATAGAGTGGCATATATGTTAACCCCTAAAGGTATGGTGGAAAAGGCGAATAAAACATATAAGTACATAAAGCACCACTATAGAGTGATCGAAGAAACAAAAGAAAAAGCTAAGGTGATACTTACTCAGCTACTAGAAGAAAACCCCAAAATTTATATTGTGCTAGATGAAGAAGAAGTCAGTCAATTAGTTAGAATAGCTATTGCTGAGCTTGATGTGCAAGATAAAGTAGTAATAGTAGGTAGGAGCCAAGAAATTTACCAAGAGAATTTACTAGTTGTTTTGAATAGGGTGGATTATGAGACGTATGTTCAGAAGAATGGTAAGGTTGTTGATTTGGTTGAGAGGTTATAG
- a CDS encoding DegT/DnrJ/EryC1/StrS family aminotransferase, giving the protein MAENKKIWLSSPHMSDEGYEMQYVQEAFDTNWIAPLGPNVNEFEKELAVKVGSKHGAALVSGTSAIHLALKAVGVGEGDIVLCQSLTFSATANPIIYQNATPVFIDSDYETWNMCPEALEAAFVKYGDKIKAVLVVHLYGLSADMDKIMEICDKYNVSVIEDAAESLGAYYKGKHTGSFGKFGVFSFNGNKIITTSGGGMLVSDDEEKIKKARFWSTQSREATRHYQHEEVGFNYRMSNVVAGIGRGQLKVLDQRVVKKKYIFKFYKRELGGLEGVEFMPINDWNEPNYWLSVMTLNGPARPIDVMEALEKENIESRQVWKPMHMQPFFAEYDYIGSDVSEKLFENGVCLPSDTKMTDEDLKRICSVIKELWK; this is encoded by the coding sequence ATGGCTGAAAATAAAAAAATCTGGCTTTCTTCACCACATATGAGTGATGAAGGTTATGAAATGCAATATGTACAAGAAGCATTCGATACAAACTGGATAGCCCCACTAGGACCCAATGTAAATGAATTTGAAAAAGAACTAGCAGTTAAAGTCGGATCTAAACACGGTGCAGCTTTAGTATCGGGAACATCAGCTATTCATTTAGCTCTTAAGGCTGTAGGCGTTGGTGAGGGTGATATCGTCCTTTGTCAAAGTCTTACTTTCTCTGCTACTGCTAATCCTATTATATATCAAAATGCAACTCCAGTTTTTATAGATAGTGATTATGAAACATGGAATATGTGTCCTGAAGCTCTAGAGGCAGCCTTTGTGAAATACGGAGATAAAATTAAGGCTGTTTTAGTTGTACATTTATATGGTCTTTCTGCTGATATGGATAAGATTATGGAGATTTGTGATAAGTACAATGTATCGGTGATTGAAGATGCAGCTGAGTCACTAGGTGCCTACTATAAAGGAAAACATACAGGAAGCTTTGGTAAGTTCGGGGTGTTTTCATTTAACGGAAATAAGATTATCACTACATCAGGCGGAGGAATGTTAGTTTCTGATGATGAAGAGAAGATCAAGAAAGCTAGATTTTGGTCTACTCAATCTAGAGAAGCAACAAGGCACTATCAGCATGAGGAAGTTGGATTCAATTACCGTATGAGCAATGTTGTTGCTGGAATTGGTAGAGGGCAGCTTAAGGTGTTAGATCAGAGAGTTGTTAAGAAGAAATATATATTTAAATTTTATAAAAGAGAATTAGGCGGTCTTGAGGGCGTAGAGTTTATGCCTATCAATGACTGGAATGAGCCGAACTACTGGTTAAGTGTAATGACACTGAATGGTCCAGCAAGACCTATTGATGTTATGGAGGCATTAGAGAAAGAGAATATAGAGTCAAGACAGGTGTGGAAGCCAATGCATATGCAGCCGTTTTTTGCTGAGTATGATTATATCGGGTCAGACGTAAGTGAGAAGCTGTTTGAGAATGGTGTATGCTTGCCATCTGATACGAAGATGACGGATGAGGATTTAAAGAGGATATGTTCAGTTATAAAGGAGCTGTGGAAGTAA
- a CDS encoding sugar transferase, producing the protein MKRKKGFYEKFIKRPQDLFLSISALIVLTPILLIVAILVRTKLGSPIIFTQDRPGKNEKIFKMYKFRTMTDERDENGDLLPDSVRLTKFGKILRATSLDELPELWNIVRGDMSVIGPRPLLVSYLELYNEHQKRRHEVRPGLSGYAQVNGRNAISWEDKFNLDIEYVDNISFMEDWKIILKTIKKVFVKEGISSDTSVTMEPFRGSKVDS; encoded by the coding sequence ATGAAGAGAAAGAAAGGGTTCTATGAAAAGTTTATAAAAAGACCACAGGATCTTTTTCTTTCTATATCTGCTCTTATAGTTTTAACTCCTATACTTTTAATTGTGGCTATTTTGGTTAGAACAAAACTAGGTAGTCCAATCATATTTACTCAAGACAGACCAGGGAAAAATGAGAAGATATTCAAAATGTATAAGTTTAGAACTATGACAGATGAAAGAGATGAAAATGGAGATTTATTACCTGACTCAGTAAGATTAACCAAGTTTGGAAAAATACTTAGAGCCACAAGTTTAGACGAACTTCCAGAGCTTTGGAATATAGTTCGTGGAGATATGTCGGTAATAGGTCCTAGACCTTTATTGGTTAGCTACTTAGAGCTATATAACGAACATCAAAAGAGAAGGCACGAAGTAAGACCTGGTCTATCGGGATATGCCCAGGTCAATGGGCGCAATGCCATCAGCTGGGAAGATAAGTTTAACCTAGATATAGAGTATGTAGACAATATAAGTTTTATGGAAGACTGGAAGATCATCTTAAAAACGATCAAGAAAGTATTTGTTAAGGAAGGTATTAGTTCAGATACATCTGTTACAATGGAGCCTTTTAGAGGAAGTAAAGTAGATAGCTAA
- a CDS encoding acetyltransferase: MKDKLIIIGASGHGKVVADIAIKMNKWQSISFLDDDEAIKTSMGLEVIGKTADAFTYKDETDFLVAIGNNAVREKIQEKLEEEGMSVVSLIHPSAIIGTDIEIGIGTAVMAGVVINSFTKIGNGCIINTSSSLDHDNVIEDYVHISPGVRTAGSVGIGRGSWLGIGSVVSNNVNICSDCKIGAGAVVVKDITEPGTYVGVPVRRVDR; encoded by the coding sequence ATGAAAGACAAGCTAATCATTATAGGTGCCAGTGGACACGGAAAAGTAGTTGCTGACATCGCAATAAAAATGAACAAGTGGCAAAGCATCTCATTCCTCGATGATGACGAGGCTATTAAGACATCTATGGGGTTAGAAGTGATCGGTAAGACTGCGGATGCTTTTACATATAAAGATGAAACTGATTTCTTAGTGGCTATAGGGAATAATGCTGTTCGAGAAAAAATTCAAGAGAAACTAGAAGAAGAAGGAATGTCAGTAGTTAGTTTGATTCATCCAAGTGCTATTATTGGTACTGATATTGAGATCGGAATTGGGACAGCAGTAATGGCTGGAGTTGTTATAAACAGTTTTACTAAGATTGGTAATGGATGCATTATTAATACCAGCTCTAGCTTGGATCATGACAATGTAATTGAAGATTATGTGCACATTTCTCCAGGAGTTAGGACTGCAGGGAGTGTGGGTATTGGAAGAGGTTCATGGTTAGGTATCGGAAGTGTTGTAAGCAATAACGTGAACATTTGCAGTGATTGCAAAATAGGTGCAGGGGCTGTGGTGGTTAAGGATATTACTGAACCTGGGACATATGTTGGGGTTCCGGTGAGGAGAGTTGATAGATGA
- a CDS encoding glycosyltransferase family 4 protein encodes MRQNVWIWNHYATNMFFDLAGRHYWFAENLIKEGYKPTIFCASTNHFSDNHIDTKRDKFYTDSVNDIPFVFVNTPEYKGNGKKRVVNMISFYRGLFKTAKEYAELNGKPDVILASSVHPLTLVAGIKIAKKFGVPCICEVRDLWPESIVAYGSLKRNSMMAKLLYQGEKWIYRKANSVIMTWEGGSQYIKNQGWGKHIDLNKVKHISNGVVIDSFDKNSKENQTEDADLNDKNYKNLVYAGSIRKVNNLGLLLDTAKIIQQKDQQVRFLIYGSGDEKEMLENRCKEEGINNVTFKGRVEKRMIPAILKKAYVNILHNSSTPLDKYGQSQNKFFEYLAAGRCVIQTYTTGYSILDKYTCGVSASKQNPEEVAKIILEICREDEKANEMGRNARQVAYDFDFKKLTAKLIEIIENA; translated from the coding sequence ATGAGACAGAATGTATGGATATGGAATCATTATGCAACGAATATGTTCTTTGATCTAGCTGGAAGGCATTATTGGTTTGCAGAAAATCTTATAAAAGAAGGGTACAAGCCTACAATCTTTTGCGCATCTACAAACCACTTTTCAGATAACCATATTGATACTAAAAGGGATAAATTTTATACAGATTCTGTTAATGACATTCCTTTCGTTTTTGTTAATACACCTGAGTATAAAGGAAATGGGAAAAAAAGAGTAGTTAATATGATTTCGTTTTATAGAGGGCTTTTTAAGACTGCAAAGGAGTATGCAGAGTTAAATGGAAAACCTGATGTGATTTTGGCTTCAAGTGTACATCCACTTACATTAGTTGCCGGAATTAAAATTGCTAAGAAATTTGGAGTGCCATGCATTTGTGAAGTGAGAGATTTATGGCCGGAGAGTATAGTAGCTTATGGTTCATTAAAGAGAAATAGTATGATGGCTAAGTTATTATACCAAGGTGAAAAATGGATTTATAGAAAAGCAAATTCAGTTATCATGACTTGGGAAGGTGGAAGTCAATATATTAAAAATCAAGGCTGGGGTAAACATATAGACTTGAATAAAGTGAAACATATAAGTAACGGAGTGGTAATAGATTCTTTTGATAAGAACTCCAAAGAAAATCAGACTGAAGACGCTGATTTGAATGATAAAAACTATAAGAATTTAGTATATGCGGGCTCTATTAGAAAGGTTAACAATTTAGGACTTTTGTTAGACACTGCAAAAATAATCCAACAAAAAGATCAGCAGGTTAGGTTTTTAATTTATGGATCTGGTGACGAAAAAGAAATGCTTGAGAATAGATGTAAAGAAGAGGGCATAAATAATGTCACTTTCAAAGGTCGGGTTGAGAAGAGAATGATTCCTGCAATTCTAAAAAAAGCTTATGTAAATATACTACATAATTCGAGCACTCCACTTGATAAGTATGGGCAAAGTCAGAATAAGTTTTTTGAGTATTTAGCTGCTGGGAGGTGTGTAATTCAAACCTACACTACGGGTTATAGTATTTTAGATAAGTACACTTGCGGTGTTAGTGCTTCTAAGCAGAACCCAGAAGAAGTTGCAAAAATAATACTTGAAATATGTAGGGAGGATGAAAAAGCAAATGAAATGGGTCGTAACGCAAGACAGGTAGCATATGATTTTGATTTCAAAAAGCTGACTGCAAAACTTATAGAAATAATTGAAAATGCATAA
- a CDS encoding nucleotide sugar dehydrogenase yields the protein MSLYEKIVKKEEKIAVIGLGYVGMPIAVAFAKKVDVIGFDLNEKKIELYKSGIDPTNEVGNEEIKKTTVEFISDQSKLKEAKFHIVAVPTPINSDKTPDLSPVEGASRTVGRNLTKGSIVVYESTVYPGVTEDICVPILEKESGLKCGIDFKIGYSPERINPGDKVHRLENIIKIVSGMDDESLDEIAKVYELVIEVGVHRAGSIKVAEAAKVVENSQRDINIAFMNELAMVFDKMGIDTKEVVEAMNTKWNALGFTPGLVGGHCIGVDPYYFVYEAEKLGYHSQIILSGRKINDGMGKFVADAIIKKLILTNKVVREAKVVILGLAFKENTPDTRNSKVVDIIDSLREYGIEPIIVDPEADAEETKHEYSIDLVDIKDVKDADCIVLAVAHDIFKQISWDEIDNLYGDFENKDKVLIDVKSILDRKEIEEKGYSYWRL from the coding sequence ATGAGTTTATATGAAAAAATTGTAAAAAAGGAAGAAAAAATTGCAGTTATTGGGCTTGGTTATGTTGGTATGCCTATAGCAGTTGCTTTTGCTAAAAAGGTTGATGTAATAGGTTTTGATTTAAATGAAAAGAAAATTGAATTATATAAATCTGGCATTGATCCCACTAATGAAGTTGGTAATGAGGAAATAAAGAAGACGACAGTAGAGTTTATTTCAGATCAATCGAAACTGAAAGAAGCGAAGTTCCACATAGTTGCTGTTCCAACACCTATAAATTCAGACAAAACACCAGATTTATCACCAGTAGAAGGTGCTAGTAGAACTGTAGGACGTAATTTAACTAAAGGTTCAATAGTTGTTTATGAATCAACAGTATATCCAGGTGTAACTGAAGACATCTGCGTGCCAATCTTAGAAAAAGAATCAGGGTTAAAGTGTGGCATTGATTTCAAGATAGGCTATTCTCCAGAACGTATTAATCCAGGTGATAAAGTACATAGACTTGAAAATATTATAAAAATAGTTTCGGGTATGGATGATGAAAGTCTTGATGAAATTGCAAAAGTTTATGAACTGGTAATCGAAGTAGGTGTGCATAGGGCAGGATCTATTAAAGTTGCTGAAGCAGCAAAAGTGGTTGAAAATAGTCAACGTGATATAAATATAGCTTTTATGAATGAACTTGCAATGGTATTTGATAAAATGGGAATTGATACAAAGGAAGTTGTTGAGGCTATGAATACAAAGTGGAATGCTCTAGGATTTACTCCTGGGCTTGTTGGTGGACATTGTATAGGCGTAGATCCCTACTACTTTGTATATGAAGCTGAAAAATTAGGCTACCATAGTCAAATCATCCTATCAGGAAGAAAAATTAATGATGGCATGGGTAAATTTGTAGCTGATGCAATTATTAAAAAGCTGATCTTAACAAATAAAGTAGTAAGAGAAGCTAAAGTTGTTATTCTAGGTTTAGCTTTTAAAGAGAACACACCTGATACAAGAAATTCAAAAGTTGTAGATATAATTGATAGTCTTAGAGAATACGGAATAGAACCAATTATTGTAGATCCAGAAGCTGATGCTGAGGAAACTAAACATGAGTATAGCATTGATTTGGTTGATATAAAAGATGTGAAAGATGCTGATTGTATAGTATTAGCAGTGGCTCATGATATATTTAAACAAATAAGTTGGGATGAAATTGATAATTTATATGGTGATTTTGAAAATAAAGATAAGGTTCTAATAGATGTTAAAAGTATTTTAGATAGAAAAGAGATTGAGGAAAAAGGATATAGTTATTGGAGACTATAG